The following are encoded in a window of Salinibacter ruber DSM 13855 genomic DNA:
- a CDS encoding GCN5-related N-acetyltransferase, protein MPMPQQTCLFASPDETPSGLVRTMEHLAEDILPAKAASGAYPVRFDHCFKRIAYDVAVGTKWDTDVTPPFCANATPAQLRRAIDVLRAMARDPDRAHEYNRYSLRCRNADA, encoded by the coding sequence ATGCCGATGCCCCAGCAGACGTGCCTGTTTGCGTCGCCCGACGAGACGCCCTCGGGGCTCGTGCGCACGATGGAGCATCTCGCGGAGGACATTCTTCCCGCGAAGGCCGCGTCGGGGGCCTATCCGGTGCGGTTCGATCACTGTTTCAAGCGCATCGCGTACGACGTGGCGGTGGGGACAAAGTGGGACACCGACGTGACGCCGCCCTTCTGCGCGAACGCCACCCCGGCACAGCTCCGTCGCGCCATAGACGTGTTGCGGGCAATGGCGCGGGATCCGGACCGGGCCCACGAGTACAACCGCTACTCCCTACGCTGCCGCAACGCCGACGCGTAG
- a CDS encoding ATP-binding protein codes for MADSTPDTRPPDAPDDPVEALTVDALHTALNDAGYICSRERARSVMAALMTDPLGGFFAFGPPGTGKTWLLEVLGDILDMETFFKQVSPGSREEDLILDLLPDENAESGIKKQWGELPKAVRASHEGNTLLILDEWDKTRPTADAFLLDFLQNGRVNYGDIQVQANMDNLYVCITLNDERDLSGPAHRRMPYLHFEPLHPSLVREALRRSHGGHPYLEAAVNLYVRCELSMMEKSCTIQELQQLLDAISVLGPDDADWDQLVLDYVTKDRDNHRLLKKAEDVDTSDWEDAGWTEGHDADPLDPSAYAPVDLPNQAPASNGEGDEGARLPPMADVKGYTPPQNDETPDLEAAFAALEGTDSVYDALTRQESPAEAPDRFGRVQVQGDTITFDAPVPLMEHDGYAAELWGHPGEVVFVEEAATRADLRLLQQERGLEFISYADEEIIGRYEGLHLRWTPDMGAEIIVPTARRDTFDDLFRGTWLNEADIAGPADLPTPVLARLGTQQAGVVEARHADEPVADPYFAGVFDYWTQSEQDTVETAEVSGYDAFMDHAEAHADPLILEGDAVYALFDGLLMGLVGDENDYLVVSVTGPFDPALESYLQHWLPNAKLSLRRKAAVQVPAKTLVQDHGFGVVRPSDDRPSPGKKLVRIEDGVKSIYRDGHLTVGTQMSGRQITAHRAELLIGNIDQTLDEFTG; via the coding sequence ATGGCCGACTCCACCCCTGACACGCGGCCGCCCGACGCCCCGGACGACCCGGTCGAGGCCCTTACCGTCGACGCGCTCCACACGGCCCTCAATGATGCGGGATACATCTGCTCCCGGGAGCGGGCGCGGAGCGTGATGGCCGCCCTCATGACCGACCCCCTGGGCGGCTTTTTCGCGTTCGGCCCGCCCGGCACCGGCAAGACGTGGCTCTTGGAGGTGCTGGGGGACATCCTGGACATGGAGACCTTCTTCAAGCAGGTGAGCCCCGGCAGCCGGGAGGAGGATTTGATCCTCGATCTGCTCCCCGACGAGAATGCGGAGAGCGGCATCAAGAAGCAGTGGGGCGAGCTGCCGAAGGCCGTCCGGGCCAGCCACGAGGGCAACACGCTCCTCATCCTCGACGAGTGGGACAAGACGCGCCCCACCGCCGACGCCTTCCTGCTCGACTTTCTGCAGAACGGGCGGGTCAACTACGGCGACATCCAGGTGCAGGCGAACATGGACAACCTCTACGTCTGCATCACGCTCAACGACGAGCGCGACCTGTCCGGGCCGGCCCACCGGCGGATGCCGTACCTCCACTTCGAGCCGCTGCACCCGTCGCTCGTCCGCGAGGCGCTGCGCCGGTCGCACGGCGGCCACCCGTATCTGGAGGCGGCCGTCAACCTCTACGTGCGGTGCGAGCTGTCGATGATGGAGAAAAGCTGCACGATTCAGGAACTGCAGCAGCTGCTCGACGCAATCAGCGTTCTCGGGCCCGACGACGCCGACTGGGACCAGCTCGTGCTCGACTACGTGACCAAGGACCGGGACAACCACCGGCTTCTGAAGAAGGCCGAGGACGTGGACACGTCCGACTGGGAGGACGCAGGGTGGACTGAAGGGCACGACGCGGACCCGCTGGATCCGTCCGCTTACGCCCCGGTCGACCTTCCGAACCAGGCGCCGGCGTCCAACGGAGAGGGGGACGAGGGGGCGCGCCTGCCGCCCATGGCGGACGTGAAGGGGTACACGCCGCCCCAAAACGACGAGACCCCGGACCTGGAGGCTGCGTTCGCCGCGCTGGAAGGGACCGATTCGGTCTATGACGCCCTCACCCGCCAGGAGTCCCCGGCGGAGGCGCCGGACCGCTTCGGGCGCGTGCAGGTGCAGGGCGACACCATCACCTTCGACGCCCCGGTGCCGCTCATGGAGCACGACGGGTACGCGGCCGAGCTGTGGGGGCACCCGGGGGAGGTCGTGTTCGTGGAGGAGGCCGCCACCCGTGCGGACCTGCGCCTGCTCCAGCAGGAGCGGGGGCTGGAGTTCATCTCCTACGCCGACGAGGAGATTATCGGGCGCTACGAGGGGCTGCACCTCCGCTGGACGCCGGACATGGGCGCCGAGATCATCGTGCCGACCGCCCGGCGGGACACGTTCGACGACCTGTTCCGGGGCACCTGGCTGAACGAGGCCGACATCGCGGGGCCTGCGGACCTGCCGACGCCCGTGCTCGCCCGCCTCGGGACGCAGCAGGCCGGGGTCGTAGAGGCCCGTCACGCCGATGAGCCCGTGGCGGATCCGTACTTCGCCGGCGTCTTCGACTACTGGACCCAAAGCGAGCAGGACACCGTCGAGACCGCCGAGGTCTCGGGGTACGACGCGTTCATGGACCATGCGGAGGCGCACGCCGACCCGTTGATTCTGGAGGGCGACGCCGTTTATGCCCTCTTCGACGGACTGCTAATGGGCCTCGTCGGGGACGAGAACGACTACCTCGTCGTGTCGGTCACCGGGCCGTTCGACCCCGCACTCGAATCGTACCTCCAGCACTGGCTCCCCAACGCCAAGCTCTCCCTGCGCCGGAAGGCGGCCGTGCAGGTCCCCGCCAAGACGCTCGTGCAGGACCACGGATTCGGCGTGGTCCGCCCCTCCGACGACCGCCCGAGTCCGGGCAAGAAGCTCGTGCGCATCGAGGACGGAGTCAAGAGCATCTACCGCGACGGGCACCTCACGGTGGGGACTCAGATGTCGGGCCGGCAGATTACGGCCCATCGCGCAGAGCTCCTCATCGGCAACATCGACCAGACGCTCGACGAGTTTACCGGGTAG
- a CDS encoding L-aspartate oxidase, giving the protein MSTVSNPETVSTSVLIIGAGGAGLRTSIELAEQGVDCLVLGKRAHGDAHTIWAAGGINASLGSLDPEDRWEIHAADTLDEGHFVNDPTAVETLCKRAPDRIRELAEWGMDFDRTDEGKINQRYFGAQSFRRTCFVGDRTGQALMDTLVQKAMDLEVPYRENLYITDLMVEGGQAAGAVGFDMDAGRPVAFDADAVVIAAGGHTSLYRRSSSRTDENTGDAQALAFNAGVPLRDMEFVQFHPTGKVKPEAEAGHLVTEAVRGEGGRLYNTEGERFMERYSPTQMELDARDVVARANEQEIREGRGTEDDAVLLDISHRDDDYIHDRLPRMVEEFAEHGIDITEEPMEVAPTAHYAMGGIEVDFETAQTQVDGLYAVGECTAGVHGANRLGGNSLIETVVFGQVAGNHIAETLGSRTSPSLSDAAVRDHVATQDTLAAAEGGHTPAEIMDRLRDLMWQHAGILRDEDGLLNGLGKLQRLRADAEDLQVQADRTSRRYERAQNLRFMFTTAETILRGALERKESRGAHARTDYEAKDPDLRKNIRSLPTGDGGMEIGMEAAGRPSRRVQQAVDEDHELDYHHLE; this is encoded by the coding sequence ATGAGCACTGTTTCCAACCCCGAGACCGTATCCACGAGTGTTCTCATCATTGGGGCCGGCGGGGCGGGGCTCCGCACCAGCATCGAGCTGGCCGAACAGGGGGTCGACTGCCTCGTCCTGGGCAAGCGCGCCCACGGAGACGCCCACACCATCTGGGCGGCGGGCGGCATCAACGCCTCCCTCGGCAGCCTCGACCCTGAGGACCGGTGGGAGATTCACGCCGCCGACACCCTCGACGAGGGGCACTTCGTGAACGACCCCACGGCCGTCGAGACGCTCTGCAAGCGGGCGCCGGACCGCATCCGGGAGCTCGCGGAGTGGGGCATGGACTTTGACCGGACCGACGAGGGCAAGATTAACCAGCGCTACTTTGGCGCCCAGTCCTTCCGTCGCACCTGCTTCGTGGGCGACCGCACCGGGCAGGCCCTCATGGATACCCTTGTCCAGAAGGCGATGGACCTGGAGGTCCCGTACCGCGAGAACCTGTACATCACCGATCTGATGGTGGAGGGCGGGCAGGCCGCCGGGGCCGTCGGGTTCGACATGGACGCGGGGCGGCCTGTGGCCTTCGACGCGGACGCCGTCGTCATCGCGGCGGGCGGCCACACCTCGCTGTACCGCCGCAGCTCGTCGCGCACCGACGAGAACACGGGCGATGCGCAGGCCCTGGCGTTCAACGCCGGCGTGCCGCTGCGCGACATGGAGTTCGTGCAGTTCCACCCCACTGGCAAGGTGAAGCCGGAGGCGGAGGCGGGGCACCTCGTCACCGAGGCGGTTCGCGGGGAGGGCGGGCGGCTCTACAACACGGAGGGCGAGCGCTTCATGGAGCGCTACTCGCCGACGCAGATGGAGCTGGACGCCCGCGACGTTGTGGCCCGTGCCAACGAGCAAGAGATCCGTGAGGGCCGGGGCACGGAGGATGACGCCGTGCTGCTGGACATTTCCCACCGCGACGACGACTACATTCACGACCGGCTCCCCCGCATGGTGGAGGAGTTTGCCGAGCACGGGATCGACATCACCGAGGAGCCGATGGAGGTGGCGCCGACGGCCCACTACGCGATGGGCGGCATCGAGGTCGACTTCGAGACGGCCCAGACGCAGGTCGACGGCCTGTACGCCGTCGGCGAATGCACGGCCGGCGTGCACGGGGCCAACCGCCTGGGCGGCAACTCGCTCATCGAGACCGTCGTCTTCGGTCAGGTGGCCGGAAATCACATCGCCGAGACGCTGGGCAGCCGCACGAGCCCGTCACTCTCCGACGCGGCGGTGCGGGACCACGTCGCCACCCAGGACACGCTCGCAGCGGCTGAGGGAGGCCACACGCCCGCCGAGATCATGGATCGGCTCCGCGATCTGATGTGGCAGCACGCGGGCATCCTCCGTGACGAGGACGGTCTCCTGAACGGCCTCGGGAAGCTGCAACGGCTCCGCGCCGACGCCGAGGACCTGCAGGTCCAGGCCGACCGTACGAGCCGCCGCTACGAGCGGGCGCAGAACCTGCGCTTCATGTTCACCACGGCGGAGACGATCCTGCGGGGGGCACTGGAGCGCAAAGAGTCGCGGGGGGCCCACGCCCGCACCGATTACGAGGCGAAAGACCCCGACCTGCGGAAGAACATTCGGAGCCTCCCCACGGGCGACGGCGGAATGGAAATTGGCATGGAGGCGGCCGGCCGGCCCTCTCGCCGCGTCCAGCAGGCCGTCGACGAAGACCACGAGCTCGACTATCACCACCTGGAGTAA
- a CDS encoding metallophosphoesterase, with protein MRLRILSDVHIRDHGPPDLCRRAADPPADAILIAGDTHRGPEAIRWMRATFPERPVVCVAGNHEHYDGCLDATLPALRRAADDPSAAARGDANPDGVYFLERDEIVLGDLRILGCTFWTDFTLFEGRRARAMRACRADVDDYRRIHLLRARRALRPRDTARIHQTSIRWLQDRFAEPPSGVRATVVLTHHPPSRRSVDPRYADSLTSAAFVARQGPLVEASGAALWVHGHVHASFDYRLGGTRVLSNPQGHGDENPGFRSDLVVEV; from the coding sequence ATGCGCCTCCGCATCCTCAGTGACGTCCACATCCGGGACCACGGGCCGCCCGACCTGTGCCGCCGGGCCGCCGACCCGCCCGCCGACGCAATTCTCATAGCGGGCGATACCCACCGAGGACCGGAGGCCATCCGATGGATGCGGGCCACCTTTCCGGAGCGCCCGGTCGTGTGCGTGGCGGGGAACCACGAGCACTACGACGGCTGCCTCGATGCGACGCTCCCCGCGCTACGACGTGCCGCCGACGACCCGTCCGCCGCGGCCCGTGGCGACGCGAACCCGGACGGGGTGTATTTCCTCGAACGGGACGAGATTGTGCTCGGGGACCTCCGGATTCTGGGATGTACCTTCTGGACGGACTTTACCCTGTTCGAGGGGCGGCGGGCCCGTGCGATGCGGGCCTGCCGGGCCGACGTGGACGACTACCGGCGCATCCACCTGCTCCGCGCCCGCCGTGCGCTCCGGCCCCGAGACACGGCGCGCATTCACCAGACGTCGATCCGGTGGCTACAGGATCGCTTTGCGGAACCGCCGTCCGGCGTACGGGCGACGGTGGTGCTGACCCACCATCCCCCGTCGCGCCGGTCCGTGGACCCGCGGTACGCCGACAGCCTCACCAGCGCCGCCTTCGTGGCCCGCCAGGGGCCGCTCGTCGAGGCCTCCGGCGCGGCGCTCTGGGTCCACGGGCACGTCCATGCCTCCTTCGACTATCGGCTCGGCGGCACGCGGGTGCTGTCCAATCCGCAGGGGCACGGCGACGAGAACCCCGGCTTCCGGTCCGACCTGGTCGTCGAGGTGTAA
- a CDS encoding TlpA family protein disulfide reductase: MRSFGLGADGLCTSARVSTMHPALLLAVGLALLTGGAHPASAQSQDTIRVAGTVLAPDEAAQARRLLRAELGPTSRHWTRLQDSTKRFAAAKTAFQIGRVAYPRAWSDSVLTFLREAGTRHPDPAVRAEFLFGGLQVASSAERGETQDQFYRRLTDGHEGTHYATKARRLFDPDSQIQAGKPLPDFEIPALSDPTATYTKRDFEGQTVLIDIWGTWCGPCIRAMPHLHEAYRTHGGEDFTILSVAMRDTREAVKQFRAHKWEMPWDHAFVPKGSDLQKKLRGRFDIQGLPATILVGPDGQILRVHRGVGSGKKMARAISEVLAQDLDSENAPSEGAHSEDASGQESNASL, translated from the coding sequence ATGCGTTCTTTTGGTTTGGGTGCAGATGGGCTCTGCACAAGTGCTCGCGTCTCCACGATGCATCCCGCCCTGCTTCTGGCGGTCGGCCTGGCGCTTCTGACGGGAGGGGCCCACCCGGCTTCCGCCCAGTCACAGGATACAATTCGGGTGGCCGGGACCGTGCTTGCCCCCGACGAGGCGGCGCAGGCACGGCGGCTTCTGCGGGCGGAGCTCGGCCCGACCTCTCGCCACTGGACGCGGCTCCAGGACTCAACCAAACGCTTCGCAGCGGCCAAGACCGCCTTTCAGATTGGCCGCGTGGCCTACCCCCGCGCCTGGTCCGACTCGGTGCTGACGTTTCTCCGCGAGGCGGGCACCCGGCACCCAGACCCGGCGGTGCGGGCGGAGTTTCTCTTCGGGGGGCTTCAGGTCGCCTCCTCCGCCGAGCGCGGAGAGACACAAGACCAGTTCTACAGGCGCCTCACCGACGGCCACGAGGGCACCCACTACGCCACGAAGGCCCGGCGCCTTTTTGATCCTGACAGTCAGATCCAGGCCGGAAAGCCGCTCCCGGACTTCGAGATTCCGGCCCTCTCAGACCCGACGGCCACCTATACGAAGCGCGATTTCGAAGGCCAGACCGTCCTGATCGATATCTGGGGCACGTGGTGCGGGCCTTGCATCCGGGCAATGCCACACCTTCACGAGGCCTACCGGACGCACGGCGGAGAGGACTTCACCATCCTCAGCGTCGCGATGCGGGACACCCGGGAGGCCGTGAAGCAATTCCGCGCTCACAAGTGGGAGATGCCCTGGGACCACGCCTTCGTGCCGAAGGGAAGCGACCTGCAGAAGAAGCTGCGGGGCCGGTTCGACATCCAGGGACTCCCGGCCACCATTCTGGTCGGGCCCGACGGCCAAATTCTGCGCGTGCACCGCGGGGTCGGGAGCGGAAAGAAAATGGCCCGGGCAATCTCGGAGGTCCTGGCCCAGGATCTTGATTCGGAAAACGCCCCTTCGGAAGGCGCCCATTCAGAAGACGCCAGCGGACAGGAATCGAACGCATCCCTGTAG
- a CDS encoding DUF3108 domain-containing protein, which translates to MSRLLFRCVLALFFAAFLSAAATVPAAAQGPDGPSGDTDGFEKIDGTKLAPATLSYDATMKIDGRPRDLSSTQTFARTATGGADTWTLVNTIETPGGLRTDSLIVDRSSLLPISRHLRGRVVMDLTYTGPSTAGGMAASGTMKRRGQSKPISKDLDGPTLAGGVHDVVAFGAMPLEPGFRAALRVFSPQDQSVKRAEFEVTGTETVETPAGTFETYVVDLNVGGGYITGTVHLRKTAPRYYVKWATEVATGQGTRTIRQTLSSMEMQASPDAK; encoded by the coding sequence ATGAGCCGACTGCTCTTCCGATGTGTTCTTGCGCTTTTCTTCGCGGCCTTCCTTTCCGCGGCGGCGACCGTCCCGGCGGCGGCCCAGGGGCCGGACGGACCGTCGGGCGACACGGACGGATTCGAGAAAATCGACGGCACGAAGCTGGCGCCCGCGACGCTCTCCTACGACGCCACGATGAAAATAGACGGCCGGCCCCGAGATCTCTCCTCGACGCAGACCTTCGCCCGGACCGCCACCGGCGGGGCCGACACCTGGACGCTCGTAAACACGATTGAGACCCCTGGGGGACTCCGCACCGACTCCCTAATCGTGGACCGCTCCTCCCTGCTTCCCATCTCGCGACACCTCCGCGGGCGTGTTGTGATGGACCTCACCTACACCGGCCCTTCCACGGCGGGTGGGATGGCGGCCTCCGGCACCATGAAGCGCCGGGGCCAGTCGAAACCGATCAGCAAGGACCTGGACGGCCCAACCCTTGCGGGAGGCGTTCACGACGTCGTTGCCTTCGGCGCGATGCCGCTGGAGCCGGGCTTCCGGGCGGCGCTCCGGGTCTTCTCTCCGCAGGACCAGTCGGTGAAGCGGGCCGAATTCGAGGTGACCGGCACGGAGACGGTCGAGACGCCCGCCGGCACGTTTGAGACCTACGTGGTCGACCTGAACGTCGGCGGCGGATACATCACCGGCACCGTCCACCTCCGCAAGACGGCGCCCCGTTATTACGTCAAGTGGGCGACGGAGGTGGCCACGGGCCAGGGCACCCGCACAATCCGTCAAACCCTGTCGTCAATGGAGATGCAAGCGTCCCCGGATGCCAAGTAG
- a CDS encoding amidohydrolase family protein, which produces MTPVRIRPLVALLCIFLAGGVGLETARSQPTTVLRGGQLFDATDTTLTDNPGIVVRAGKIVDRGATALDTTGARIVRLGPDHVILPGLVDLHAHYAVDFFGAGRVEETEGYPLLYLANGATTTFTAGEMQPKKMRRVRRAIARGDRIGPRMLTSGPYFGKARPGWDTTRTPASIRREVDRWAARGVEHFKAKRLQAELLRALIDQAHRHGATVTGHLGSGSGQSVNPRTAIDMGIDRIEHFLGGAQLPDTAGAYDALPTATPDEPAFDRIAQHFREHNVYFDATISAYGYYGTRESDVYADWPDAQQYFTPYLRSVLAEEDYQAPVPRFQRIFELKLDRIKAFYEAGGGGLITLGTDHPSWGEYLAPFGVHRELQAFVRAGIPEAAALRIATINGARAVGRGDRLGTLTVGKWADLFVVRGNPLADIRNTRNVEWVMVRGDLHRAAALREAARGTVGPDDAAAAEAFKPDRGP; this is translated from the coding sequence ATGACGCCCGTCCGTATCCGCCCACTTGTCGCTCTCCTGTGCATTTTCCTGGCGGGCGGCGTCGGGCTGGAAACGGCCCGGTCCCAACCCACGACCGTGCTTCGGGGCGGGCAGTTGTTCGACGCCACGGACACGACCCTCACGGACAATCCGGGCATTGTCGTGCGGGCCGGCAAAATCGTGGACCGGGGCGCGACGGCTCTCGACACGACCGGGGCCCGGATCGTGCGGCTCGGGCCCGACCACGTCATCCTGCCGGGGCTCGTCGACCTGCACGCGCACTACGCGGTCGACTTCTTTGGGGCGGGGCGCGTGGAGGAGACGGAGGGCTACCCGCTGCTGTACCTCGCCAACGGCGCCACCACCACGTTCACCGCGGGGGAGATGCAGCCGAAAAAGATGCGCCGCGTCCGGCGGGCCATTGCGCGCGGCGACCGGATCGGGCCGCGCATGCTCACGTCCGGCCCCTACTTTGGCAAGGCGCGTCCCGGCTGGGACACGACCCGCACGCCCGCCAGCATTCGCCGGGAGGTGGACCGGTGGGCGGCCCGCGGGGTGGAGCACTTCAAGGCGAAGCGGCTCCAGGCCGAGCTCCTCCGTGCCCTCATCGATCAGGCGCACCGGCACGGCGCCACCGTGACGGGCCACCTCGGGTCCGGCTCCGGCCAGAGCGTGAATCCGCGCACCGCCATCGACATGGGCATCGACCGCATCGAGCACTTCCTGGGCGGGGCCCAGTTGCCCGACACCGCCGGGGCCTACGACGCGCTCCCCACCGCCACCCCCGACGAGCCGGCCTTCGACCGGATCGCGCAGCACTTCCGGGAGCACAACGTCTACTTCGACGCCACCATCTCGGCGTACGGCTACTACGGCACGCGCGAGTCCGACGTCTACGCCGACTGGCCGGACGCCCAGCAGTATTTCACGCCATACCTGCGGTCTGTGCTCGCGGAAGAGGACTACCAGGCGCCCGTTCCGCGCTTCCAGCGCATCTTTGAGCTGAAGCTCGACCGCATCAAGGCCTTCTACGAGGCCGGGGGCGGCGGCCTCATCACGCTGGGCACCGACCACCCGAGCTGGGGCGAGTACCTGGCGCCCTTCGGCGTGCACCGGGAACTGCAGGCCTTCGTGCGGGCGGGCATCCCGGAGGCCGCGGCGCTCCGCATCGCCACGATCAACGGGGCGCGGGCTGTCGGGAGGGGGGACCGGCTCGGCACCCTGACGGTGGGCAAGTGGGCGGACCTGTTCGTCGTGCGCGGAAATCCGCTGGCAGACATCCGAAATACCCGCAACGTCGAGTGGGTGATGGTGCGCGGCGACTTGCACCGGGCGGCGGCCCTCCGGGAGGCGGCCCGCGGCACGGTGGGGCCGGACGATGCAGCGGCGGCGGAGGCCTTCAAGCCGGATCGGGGGCCGTAG
- a CDS encoding cold-shock protein: protein MEKGKLKFFDTSRGFGFIEPLDGSEDVFLHANNISGMTSGEDLREGQTIEYETEQTEKGLSALNAAPADETSGAL from the coding sequence ATGGAAAAGGGTAAGCTTAAGTTTTTCGATACCTCCCGCGGATTCGGCTTCATCGAGCCTCTCGACGGGAGCGAGGACGTTTTCCTCCACGCAAACAACATTTCGGGCATGACCTCCGGCGAAGACCTCCGAGAGGGTCAGACCATTGAGTACGAGACGGAGCAGACGGAGAAGGGCCTCAGCGCCCTCAACGCTGCCCCGGCCGACGAGACCAGTGGTGCGCTGTAA
- a CDS encoding alkaline phosphatase, with amino-acid sequence MSDTYHDRLAAASDDAPSRRDFLKTGALGALALGTGGMAGTARGQARTDVSNVEAPGDAKNVIFLVSDGMSAGTLTMADLHLRRHEGRRSNWLRLYEEGRVRHGLMDMAAANSVVTGSAAGASSWGSGHRVFNETLNMSQDGEKYRTILEIFRDAGRGTGLVTTTRITHATPAGFGINMPERWSEDKIAEQYLEREYDVLMGGGARHFDPDHRGDGTDLHQHFADKGYTVARSKQDLSYWGHDGAFLGTFYDTHLPYVLDHQNIPSHQQQVPRLPDMTDAALQRLDRNDDGFLLQIEGGRVDHAAHEDDTGGLIYDQIEFDRAIGRVLEFVEGRDDTLVIITTDHGNANPGINAAGDRYNQSNPMFDRVADFQYTNSWILSELDANSTYRQIQDRVEEAWQFPIRRDEAELLQDALRGEYRAAYREKSAPDLLLGAIQANYTSVNWLGGDHTSDYVQLAALGPGSEVIGSFTRNTDLFDLMVESAGVREYASG; translated from the coding sequence GTGAGTGACACGTACCACGATCGCCTCGCCGCTGCGTCCGACGACGCGCCCTCCCGCCGCGACTTTCTGAAGACCGGGGCCCTCGGGGCCCTTGCCCTCGGCACCGGCGGCATGGCCGGCACGGCCCGCGGGCAGGCCCGCACCGACGTCTCGAACGTTGAGGCCCCGGGCGACGCCAAGAACGTCATCTTTCTGGTCAGCGACGGCATGAGTGCCGGCACGCTTACGATGGCGGACCTGCACCTCCGGCGCCACGAGGGGCGGCGGTCGAACTGGCTCCGTCTCTACGAGGAGGGCCGCGTGCGGCACGGCCTCATGGACATGGCCGCCGCCAACTCGGTCGTCACCGGCTCTGCGGCGGGGGCCTCCTCCTGGGGCTCGGGCCACCGCGTGTTCAACGAGACGCTCAACATGAGCCAGGATGGGGAGAAGTACCGGACGATCCTCGAGATCTTCCGCGACGCGGGGCGGGGCACGGGCCTTGTGACCACCACCCGCATCACCCACGCCACCCCGGCGGGCTTCGGGATCAACATGCCCGAGCGGTGGAGCGAGGACAAGATTGCGGAGCAGTACCTGGAGCGCGAGTACGATGTGCTCATGGGGGGCGGCGCCCGTCACTTCGATCCCGACCACCGGGGCGACGGGACGGACCTGCACCAGCACTTTGCGGACAAGGGCTACACGGTCGCCCGGTCGAAACAGGACCTGAGCTACTGGGGACATGACGGGGCGTTCTTGGGCACGTTCTACGACACCCACCTCCCCTACGTCCTCGATCACCAGAACATCCCGTCGCACCAGCAGCAGGTGCCGCGCCTCCCCGACATGACCGACGCGGCCCTCCAGCGCCTCGACCGGAACGACGATGGGTTCCTCCTTCAGATTGAAGGGGGACGCGTGGACCACGCGGCCCACGAGGACGACACCGGCGGCCTCATCTACGACCAGATCGAGTTCGACCGTGCCATCGGGCGTGTGCTTGAGTTCGTCGAGGGGCGCGACGACACACTGGTCATTATCACCACCGACCACGGCAACGCCAACCCCGGCATCAACGCCGCCGGCGACCGCTACAACCAGTCAAACCCGATGTTTGACCGGGTCGCGGACTTCCAATACACCAACAGCTGGATCCTCTCGGAGCTCGACGCGAACAGCACCTACCGGCAGATTCAGGACCGCGTGGAGGAGGCGTGGCAGTTTCCCATCCGCCGCGACGAGGCGGAGCTCCTCCAGGACGCGCTGCGGGGCGAGTACCGGGCCGCCTACCGCGAGAAGAGCGCCCCCGACCTGCTGCTCGGGGCCATCCAGGCCAACTACACGTCCGTCAACTGGCTGGGGGGCGACCACACGTCCGACTACGTGCAGCTGGCCGCCCTGGGCCCGGGCAGCGAAGTGATTGGCTCGTTTACCCGCAACACGGACCTCTTCGACCTGATGGTGGAGTCCGCCGGGGTGCGAGAGTACGCGAGCGGCTGA
- a CDS encoding ABC transporter permease, with amino-acid sequence MSQDLLNHIQDPIVWTGLTQVGAAAVLAALVVLLSRRRGLGLEAELSIAFAQGFVQIVAVGLVIGGLLTVPVAWSALILLGMVGGATWISRQRGTGLPGVTQVSFLAITVGAGLVIVTMTGAGAIEPTVRSLVPVGSLVIANAMKINGLALNRLKDELRDKRDEIEVGLALGGPPAAVLSRHLRTGVRASLIPVVDSLKSLGWVWIPGVMAGMILGGENPVYAALYQFVIMAMIFAAGGLTSMLTSLLMGRRVMTAAEQLRRIGDDGD; translated from the coding sequence ATGTCTCAGGACCTCCTCAACCACATCCAGGACCCCATCGTCTGGACCGGACTCACCCAGGTGGGGGCGGCGGCCGTGCTGGCGGCCCTCGTCGTGCTTCTGTCCCGCCGGCGCGGCCTGGGGCTGGAGGCAGAGCTGAGCATCGCGTTCGCCCAGGGCTTCGTGCAGATCGTGGCCGTCGGCCTCGTCATTGGGGGGCTGCTGACGGTGCCCGTCGCCTGGAGCGCGCTCATCCTGCTGGGCATGGTGGGCGGGGCCACCTGGATTTCGCGGCAGCGGGGGACGGGGCTGCCGGGCGTCACGCAGGTCTCGTTTCTGGCGATCACGGTGGGGGCGGGCCTGGTGATCGTGACGATGACGGGGGCCGGCGCCATCGAGCCCACGGTGCGCAGCCTCGTGCCGGTGGGGAGCCTCGTCATCGCCAACGCCATGAAGATCAACGGCCTGGCCCTCAACCGCCTCAAGGACGAGCTCCGCGACAAGCGGGACGAAATTGAGGTGGGGCTCGCGCTCGGGGGGCCGCCCGCGGCTGTACTGTCCCGGCACCTGCGGACCGGCGTGCGGGCGTCGCTCATCCCCGTGGTCGACTCGCTGAAGAGCCTGGGATGGGTGTGGATTCCCGGCGTCATGGCCGGAATGATCCTGGGGGGCGAGAATCCCGTCTACGCTGCGCTCTACCAGTTCGTCATCATGGCCATGATCTTCGCTGCGGGCGGCCTCACGAGCATGCTCACGAGCCTTCTGATGGGCCGCCGCGTGATGACGGCAGCCGAGCAGCTGCGGCGGATTGGGGACGACGGGGACTAG